A genome region from Methanofollis sp. UBA420 includes the following:
- a CDS encoding cupin domain-containing protein, which produces MLIRDIRATPVFTAGDKTHLRELLHPKDEPACTNRCSIAHAFLGPGEASLPHRLKTSSETYYILAGRGEMHIGDEKAEVCEGQAVYIPPGAVQWIENTGPGDLVILAVVDPAWREEDEEVFPSSP; this is translated from the coding sequence ATGCTGATCAGGGACATCAGGGCCACGCCTGTCTTCACGGCCGGCGACAAAACCCATCTCCGCGAACTCCTGCACCCGAAGGACGAACCGGCCTGCACAAACCGCTGTTCTATCGCCCATGCCTTCCTCGGTCCGGGTGAGGCATCGCTTCCCCACCGCCTGAAGACCTCGTCGGAGACGTATTATATCCTCGCGGGCAGGGGCGAGATGCACATCGGCGATGAAAAGGCGGAGGTCTGCGAGGGGCAGGCCGTCTACATCCCGCCGGGCGCGGTTCAGTGGATCGAGAACACCGGGCCGGGCGACCTTGTCATCCTCGCGGTCGTCGACCCTGCATGGCGGGAGGAGGACGAGGAGGTGTTCCCCTCCTCCCCATAA
- a CDS encoding TMEM175 family protein, which yields MQTAETSPSEGIGFSKARFEALTDGIFAFAMTLLVVGMAVPAATTATTSAGVTWSTAVYLLIPPLLWTFRRI from the coding sequence ATGCAGACCGCCGAAACATCCCCCTCCGAAGGCATCGGTTTCTCAAAAGCACGCTTCGAGGCGCTGACCGACGGGATCTTCGCGTTTGCCATGACCCTTCTCGTCGTCGGCATGGCCGTGCCGGCCGCGACGACGGCCACGACCTCCGCCGGCGTCACCTGGAGCACGGCGGTCTATCTCCTCATCCCGCCCCTGCTCTGGACCTTCAGGCGGATCTGA
- a CDS encoding type IV pilin N-terminal domain-containing protein, with protein MKFGYEHEEAVSPVIGVILMVAITVILAAIVGMFVLNMGNEMQGPKDIALTASTNSTAITIILQSGKDLSGLQEMSIKVNGSAVESGVVYNGNDTVDTTDGILKPAEDKKFSSGDVIILTDNSKGPIVVAGKFADGDEKVILQKTL; from the coding sequence ATGAAATTCGGATATGAGCATGAAGAAGCGGTGTCGCCGGTCATCGGCGTCATCCTGATGGTCGCCATCACGGTCATCCTTGCGGCGATCGTGGGCATGTTCGTTCTCAACATGGGGAACGAAATGCAGGGCCCAAAGGATATCGCCCTCACCGCCTCGACCAACAGCACAGCCATCACGATCATCCTGCAGAGCGGGAAAGACCTCTCAGGACTGCAGGAAATGTCAATCAAAGTAAACGGGAGTGCAGTTGAGAGTGGAGTCGTCTATAATGGTAATGACACGGTAGATACGACAGATGGCATCCTGAAACCAGCCGAGGACAAAAAATTCTCCAGTGGTGACGTGATCATCCTGACCGATAATTCAAAGGGACCGATCGTTGTCGCTGGAAAGTTCGCCGACGGCGACGAGAAGGTCATCCTCCAGAAGACTCTGTAA
- a CDS encoding thermonuclease family protein — MQNVAIFWDPQGIELDTLGKKKYLRVSDGDSPYISMSIRMLSIDTPEVHYPVNTPPSRHDADLAQLADWIQDGEAAVEHSLGEHLRPKLATGSAGTLQEDQGMEAARYFKQLLAEKLTRPNGSKRDVFLRVADRPFDQYGRLLAYMAPNYTAKERETMTRAERATFNLMMVASGWAAIFAIYPSLPRHADLMMIRDAAEEAYRAQRGAWADPMALTGYEFRMCVRLYDITAKVLAGKRLSSSERGAWISRYCADMTNGEIFYPQEYHRVPPYNRVFIWPSDVPKAVAGMNLVPPRER; from the coding sequence ATGCAGAATGTTGCCATATTCTGGGACCCCCAGGGGATCGAGCTCGATACCCTGGGCAAAAAGAAATACCTGCGGGTAAGCGACGGGGACAGTCCGTATATCTCGATGTCGATCAGGATGCTCTCCATCGACACGCCCGAGGTGCACTATCCTGTCAATACGCCGCCGTCGCGGCACGACGCCGATCTGGCGCAACTGGCCGACTGGATCCAGGACGGGGAGGCGGCGGTCGAACACAGCCTGGGGGAGCATCTCAGGCCGAAGCTTGCCACGGGTTCGGCCGGGACTCTCCAGGAGGACCAGGGAATGGAGGCGGCCCGTTATTTCAAGCAGCTCCTTGCAGAGAAGTTGACGCGGCCGAACGGGTCGAAGAGGGACGTGTTCCTGCGGGTTGCGGACCGGCCTTTCGACCAGTACGGGCGGTTGCTCGCGTATATGGCGCCGAACTACACCGCGAAGGAGAGGGAGACGATGACGCGGGCCGAGAGGGCGACCTTCAACCTGATGATGGTGGCGTCGGGGTGGGCGGCGATCTTCGCGATCTACCCGAGCCTGCCGCGCCATGCCGACCTGATGATGATCAGGGACGCGGCGGAGGAGGCGTACAGGGCGCAGAGGGGGGCGTGGGCCGACCCGATGGCCCTGACCGGGTACGAGTTCAGGATGTGCGTGCGCCTCTACGATATCACGGCGAAGGTTCTTGCCGGCAAGCGCCTCTCGTCGTCGGAGAGGGGGGCCTGGATCAGCAGGTACTGCGCCGACATGACGAACGGCGAGATCTTCTACCCGCAGGAGTATCACCGGGTGCCGCCGTACAACCGGGTCTTTATCTGGCCTTCGGACGTGCCGAAGGCGGTGGCCGGCATGAACCTTGTCCCGCCGCGTGAGCGGTGA
- a CDS encoding winged helix-turn-helix domain-containing protein produces MHPTTLPPSSRKVLIILEDGGSMTHKDLVRSSSLAPRTVRYALKRLKDNNLIIEKFNFKDARQIIYQYKPQQAAEAV; encoded by the coding sequence ATGCACCCGACCACCCTCCCGCCTTCCTCCAGGAAGGTCCTGATCATCCTGGAGGACGGCGGTTCGATGACGCACAAGGACCTCGTCCGCTCCTCCAGCCTTGCCCCGAGGACTGTCAGGTATGCTCTGAAGCGGTTGAAGGACAACAACCTCATCATTGAGAAGTTCAACTTCAAGGACGCCCGCCAGATCATCTACCAGTACAAGCCCCAGCAGGCCGCCGAAGCCGTCTGA
- a CDS encoding DASS family sodium-coupled anion symporter produces the protein MKSSIGRVLGVLVFLTLVFAPIDDTLIPTAARYVAAVTLLMIIWWITEAIPLEATALLPVVLFPLLGVLSAKEATAPYADKVIFLFLGGFIIAMSMQRWGLHRRIALNIINVVGTSPRRLILGFMIATAFLSMWISNTATAMMMIPIAIAIIATIIPNASATLKNMTEEQRDFCEALVISIAYAASIGGIGTLIGTPANGIFVAQMKTLFPAAPTIDFFSWMKFGVPLVALFIPITWLWLSYGSYRHLPSKIAHAREIIDHQIESIGPMTKGEKWTLAVFVLVALAWIFEKTKDIGGFVIPGLDIIFPAIDDSTVAIAGALLLFLLPVDRKKGIFTMDWEWAVKIPWGILLLFGGGLCLSTAFIKSGLAKVIVDQIAIFGALPIVLLVLLVAISISLLTEVTSNTAVASLMMPIMAVTAVSMNIHPYMLMLTAAVCTSMAFMLPVATPPNAVAYASGYIDMKDLMRSGWVLNFAGVTLWTLFLFTVVMWALGFTPALPDWATMPVK, from the coding sequence ATGAAAAGTAGTATCGGGAGGGTCCTCGGGGTCCTTGTATTTCTGACCCTTGTGTTCGCTCCCATCGACGACACGCTGATCCCGACAGCGGCCAGATATGTCGCCGCGGTCACCCTCCTGATGATCATCTGGTGGATCACGGAGGCGATCCCCCTGGAGGCGACGGCACTTCTGCCCGTGGTGCTCTTCCCCCTCCTCGGCGTCCTCAGCGCCAAAGAGGCGACGGCCCCGTACGCCGACAAGGTCATCTTCCTCTTTCTGGGCGGGTTCATCATCGCCATGTCCATGCAACGCTGGGGCCTCCACCGGCGTATCGCCTTAAACATCATCAACGTCGTCGGGACAAGCCCGCGACGGCTCATCCTGGGCTTCATGATCGCGACGGCCTTCCTCTCGATGTGGATCTCCAACACCGCCACCGCGATGATGATGATCCCGATCGCGATCGCGATCATCGCCACCATCATCCCCAATGCCAGTGCCACCCTGAAGAACATGACCGAGGAGCAGCGCGACTTCTGCGAGGCCCTCGTCATCTCCATCGCCTATGCCGCCAGCATCGGCGGTATCGGCACCCTCATCGGCACGCCGGCGAACGGCATCTTCGTCGCCCAGATGAAGACCCTCTTCCCTGCGGCCCCTACCATCGACTTCTTCTCCTGGATGAAATTCGGCGTGCCCCTGGTCGCTCTCTTCATCCCCATCACCTGGCTCTGGCTCAGTTACGGATCGTACCGCCACCTGCCCTCGAAGATCGCCCATGCGAGGGAGATCATCGACCACCAGATAGAGAGTATCGGGCCGATGACGAAGGGGGAGAAGTGGACGCTGGCCGTCTTCGTACTTGTCGCCCTTGCCTGGATCTTCGAGAAAACCAAGGACATCGGCGGCTTCGTGATCCCCGGCCTCGACATCATCTTCCCGGCCATCGACGACTCGACGGTTGCCATCGCCGGCGCCCTCCTCCTCTTCCTCCTTCCGGTGGACAGGAAGAAGGGGATCTTCACGATGGACTGGGAATGGGCGGTGAAGATCCCGTGGGGCATCCTCCTCCTCTTCGGCGGCGGTCTCTGTCTCTCGACCGCCTTCATCAAGAGCGGCCTTGCAAAGGTCATCGTCGACCAGATCGCGATCTTCGGCGCTCTCCCCATCGTCCTCCTCGTCCTCCTGGTGGCCATCAGCATCTCCCTCCTCACCGAGGTGACCTCGAACACGGCCGTCGCCTCCCTGATGATGCCGATCATGGCCGTCACCGCCGTCTCCATGAACATCCACCCGTACATGCTCATGCTCACCGCGGCGGTCTGCACCTCCATGGCCTTCATGCTCCCGGTGGCGACCCCTCCCAATGCCGTCGCCTACGCATCCGGCTACATCGACATGAAAGACCTGATGCGCTCGGGTTGGGTGCTCAATTTCGCCGGGGTCACCCTCTGGACCCTCTTCCTCTTCACGGTCGTGATGTGGGCCCTTGGCTTCACCCCGGCCCTCCCCGACTGGGCGACGATGCCGGTCAAATGA
- a CDS encoding DUF7504 family protein, translated as MRFVLEKSEDRKLYLVLSPATAMKQTNLGIVREITEQGATAVIITTNQPYPVLRKLYVQEGIDLARVRVVDAITKYAVGKAPEDVENAVFVNSPEDLTDMGIAVTQTLKAVDGKEVFVLFDSVSTMLIYLSSANISRFIHFVTSRLKISGIAGVFLAVEKGLDPLLLSRLTTFVDEVVDMEEEG; from the coding sequence ATGAGATTTGTCCTTGAAAAGAGTGAAGACCGGAAACTCTACCTTGTCCTCTCGCCGGCGACGGCGATGAAGCAGACCAACCTCGGGATCGTCAGGGAGATCACGGAGCAGGGCGCGACCGCGGTCATCATCACCACCAACCAGCCCTATCCGGTCCTCAGGAAACTCTATGTCCAGGAGGGGATCGACCTGGCACGCGTCCGCGTTGTTGATGCGATCACGAAGTACGCGGTCGGGAAGGCGCCCGAGGATGTGGAGAACGCCGTCTTCGTGAACAGTCCCGAAGACCTCACAGATATGGGGATCGCTGTCACCCAGACCCTCAAGGCGGTCGATGGAAAGGAGGTCTTCGTCCTCTTCGACTCGGTCTCGACGATGCTCATCTATCTCTCCTCCGCGAACATCTCGCGGTTCATCCATTTCGTGACGAGCAGGCTGAAGATCTCCGGGATTGCCGGGGTGTTCCTTGCGGTGGAGAAGGGGCTCGACCCCCTGCTCCTCTCCCGGCTCACCACATTCGTCGACGAAGTGGTGGACATGGAGGAGGAGGGATGA
- a CDS encoding queuosine precursor transporter, producing MAWSKERKFALLAGLYIAALVAANLVGNKVAVIGGVVVSVAIFSYPVTFLVTDIVAEVYGKERSADLVAAGVLSLLFILALTALSVALPPAERFTYNGAYTDVFGMSWRIILASLICFAASQTHDLWAFHFWKEKTHGRHLWLRNNLSTMASQLIDSAAFMFIAFYGAAPGYTVPFIVSLIIPYWLVKVAVAACDTPFCYLGVWWLQGGKESGAGR from the coding sequence ATGGCGTGGTCGAAAGAGCGGAAGTTCGCCCTCCTTGCAGGGCTTTATATCGCGGCGCTGGTCGCCGCAAACCTTGTCGGGAACAAGGTGGCGGTGATCGGGGGGGTCGTGGTCTCGGTGGCGATCTTCTCGTACCCTGTCACTTTCCTGGTGACCGACATCGTGGCGGAGGTGTACGGGAAGGAGAGGTCGGCGGACCTGGTCGCGGCGGGGGTGCTCTCCCTGCTGTTCATCCTGGCGCTGACGGCACTCTCGGTCGCCCTGCCGCCTGCGGAGAGGTTCACGTACAACGGGGCGTACACCGATGTCTTCGGGATGTCCTGGCGGATCATCCTGGCAAGTCTGATCTGTTTTGCGGCGAGCCAGACGCACGACCTCTGGGCCTTCCACTTCTGGAAGGAGAAGACGCACGGGCGGCACCTCTGGTTGCGGAACAACCTCTCGACGATGGCGAGCCAGCTCATCGACTCGGCGGCGTTCATGTTCATCGCCTTCTACGGTGCGGCGCCGGGGTACACGGTCCCGTTCATCGTCTCCCTGATCATCCCGTACTGGCTGGTGAAGGTGGCGGTGGCGGCCTGCGACACGCCCTTCTGCTATCTCGGGGTGTGGTGGCTGCAGGGCGGGAAGGAGAGCGGGGCCGGTCGGTGA
- a CDS encoding AAA family ATPase, whose translation MDENPFVFGQPVRGPAFIDRTAELERVRNYLKNGRSLIIYSPRKYGKTSLVLRAIDGFGGSVLPIFLDCYAFTSEHDLARALSAKVLAHYPEREILAAIKRLFAGITPKITVKTAPEVEVGVEYEPEEDLSGAYDLPERLAVDRGRRVVVVFDEFQELAGFENLLKTLRSVFQHHQHVAYVFIGSKRHMMEWIFRSQESPFYNFGAHMTLHEIPAGAFAAYIGEAFAGAGIALLDGTVEALLAATGCHPHYTQRLAFEVWYRGRIRGSAGPADVEAAIREVIADLEGSYLAIWDALTANQRRALLAVAQGEDDLFSGEFARTRGFASPASVQSALRRILERGIAEEEGGGYRVADPFLARWMEGRFLRG comes from the coding sequence ATGGATGAGAACCCCTTTGTCTTCGGCCAGCCGGTGCGGGGTCCGGCCTTCATCGACAGGACCGCAGAGCTGGAACGGGTCAGGAACTACCTGAAGAACGGGCGGAGCCTTATCATCTACTCGCCCCGCAAATACGGGAAGACGTCCCTCGTCCTCAGGGCCATCGACGGCTTCGGGGGGAGTGTCCTCCCGATCTTTCTCGACTGTTATGCCTTCACCAGCGAGCACGACCTCGCCCGCGCCCTCTCGGCGAAGGTGCTCGCGCATTACCCGGAGAGGGAGATCCTGGCGGCGATAAAGCGGCTCTTCGCCGGGATCACGCCAAAGATTACGGTGAAGACGGCGCCGGAGGTCGAGGTCGGCGTCGAGTACGAGCCCGAGGAGGATCTCTCCGGCGCCTACGACCTGCCGGAGAGGCTTGCCGTCGACCGCGGCCGCCGGGTTGTCGTGGTCTTCGACGAGTTCCAGGAACTCGCGGGTTTCGAGAACCTCCTGAAGACCCTCAGGTCGGTCTTCCAGCACCACCAGCACGTTGCCTATGTCTTCATCGGCTCGAAGAGGCACATGATGGAGTGGATCTTCCGGTCGCAGGAGAGCCCATTCTACAACTTCGGCGCTCACATGACCCTCCACGAGATCCCGGCCGGGGCGTTCGCGGCGTATATCGGGGAGGCCTTTGCCGGCGCCGGCATCGCCCTCCTCGACGGAACGGTGGAGGCGCTCCTGGCGGCGACAGGGTGCCATCCCCATTATACCCAGCGCCTCGCCTTCGAGGTGTGGTACAGGGGGCGCATCCGCGGCTCGGCCGGACCGGCGGATGTGGAGGCGGCGATCCGCGAGGTGATCGCGGACCTGGAAGGGTCATACCTTGCGATCTGGGACGCTCTCACCGCGAACCAGCGCAGGGCCCTCCTCGCGGTGGCGCAGGGCGAGGACGACCTCTTCTCCGGCGAGTTCGCCCGCACCCGGGGCTTTGCAAGCCCGGCGAGCGTCCAGTCGGCCCTCCGCAGGATTCTCGAAAGAGGGATCGCAGAGGAGGAGGGCGGGGGCTACAGGGTCGCCGACCCTTTCCTGGCCCGCTGGATGGAGGGGCGGTTTCTCAGGGGATGA
- a CDS encoding ABC transporter permease translates to MRTEGMRVIAAKEFRDHMGSRRFLGIFAVMLLLAAVGMVSGVGLYQAALEKYNAAQTIVSGDAGDSSGQGAPSSPAVMGLFHIVGYPSVTLWAFLGVAMGFDLITREKESRSLKVLLSHPIYRDEVITGKALGGAAAIAVGVVVMLLLCVSVLLLSGIVLRPDEVVRVALFGLFSYLLILSFFLIALFFSTVAETSGGALVSSLFVLAVLLVLLPLVVNNPLVISAAVGDLPESPEWVFESGMSDEEIRAVLDEYDRKNDAYYDGRMAFMSTAMIASPSWNYLEVMAAVTIPSHMTEDLSDEEAESLGAVFGILAGCADHLIALLVVPAAFFGLAWVRFLRADIR, encoded by the coding sequence ATGAGGACCGAAGGCATGCGGGTCATCGCCGCGAAGGAGTTCCGCGACCACATGGGGAGCAGGCGTTTTCTCGGCATCTTTGCGGTCATGCTCCTCCTCGCCGCGGTGGGGATGGTCTCGGGTGTCGGCCTGTACCAGGCGGCACTGGAAAAATACAACGCGGCGCAGACGATCGTTTCCGGGGATGCCGGCGACTCCTCCGGCCAGGGGGCGCCGTCCTCCCCCGCGGTGATGGGTCTCTTCCACATCGTCGGCTACCCTTCGGTGACGCTCTGGGCGTTCCTGGGGGTTGCGATGGGTTTCGACCTGATCACGCGGGAGAAGGAGAGTCGGTCCCTGAAGGTCCTCCTCTCCCACCCTATCTACCGGGACGAGGTGATCACGGGGAAGGCCCTCGGCGGTGCGGCGGCGATCGCCGTCGGTGTCGTGGTCATGCTCCTCCTCTGCGTCTCTGTCCTCCTCCTCTCCGGGATCGTCCTCCGTCCCGACGAGGTGGTGAGGGTCGCTCTCTTCGGTCTCTTCTCCTATCTCCTGATCCTCTCTTTCTTCCTGATCGCCCTCTTCTTCTCGACGGTTGCGGAGACGAGCGGTGGCGCCCTTGTCTCCTCCCTCTTCGTCCTCGCCGTTCTCCTGGTCCTCCTCCCTCTTGTCGTCAACAACCCGCTGGTGATCTCCGCGGCCGTCGGCGACCTGCCCGAGAGCCCCGAATGGGTGTTCGAGAGCGGGATGTCTGACGAGGAGATCCGGGCTGTCCTCGATGAGTATGATCGGAAGAACGACGCCTATTATGACGGGCGGATGGCCTTCATGAGTACGGCGATGATCGCATCTCCTTCCTGGAACTACCTGGAGGTGATGGCGGCGGTGACGATTCCGTCCCATATGACGGAGGACCTTTCTGATGAGGAGGCGGAGAGCCTGGGTGCGGTCTTCGGCATCCTCGCCGGGTGTGCCGACCATCTTATCGCCCTGCTCGTTGTGCCTGCCGCCTTCTTCGGGCTTGCGTGGGTGCGGTTCCTGCGTGCGGACATCAGGTGA
- a CDS encoding DUF5658 family protein encodes MSPLFSTRASRILFLLLVLLLAADVATTTYALDNGGQEANPVMAGIVFCPALHALLKASFAVFVLFLCRRADTLVAGSGTYCIGGAAAVYMLSFANNLWQIGLWQVFA; translated from the coding sequence ATGTCCCCCCTTTTTTCCACCCGCGCCTCGCGCATTCTCTTTCTCCTCCTCGTCCTCCTCCTCGCCGCCGACGTGGCGACGACCACCTACGCCCTCGACAACGGGGGACAGGAGGCGAACCCCGTGATGGCCGGCATCGTCTTCTGCCCCGCGTTGCACGCGCTCCTGAAAGCTTCCTTCGCCGTGTTCGTACTTTTCCTCTGCCGCCGCGCCGACACTCTCGTCGCGGGCAGCGGGACGTACTGCATCGGCGGCGCCGCCGCGGTGTACATGCTCTCCTTCGCGAATAATCTCTGGCAGATCGGGCTCTGGCAGGTCTTCGCCTGA
- a CDS encoding ABC transporter permease, translating into MTLPGRRAWTVWRRNLDVFVKTWKVNLLVPALEPVLYLLALGFGVGYYIAEVDGVPYIRFIAPALVAVSVMNASFFECTYGSYVRMYYQKTFDAVIATPVSIEEVIAGEILWGATRSLISASLIIPVLLLFGVAALPGSLLIVPFAFLAGLLFASIGMCFTAVIPNIESINYPAFLFITPMFLFSGTFFPLSLLPAPLQALALAALPLTHVVNVCRALTLAAGLDLLLLGLIWIAAVTPVAFLLALRMMKKRLVR; encoded by the coding sequence ATGACCCTCCCCGGCAGGCGCGCCTGGACAGTCTGGCGCCGGAACCTCGACGTCTTCGTCAAGACCTGGAAGGTGAACCTCCTCGTCCCCGCCCTCGAACCCGTCCTCTACCTCCTCGCCCTCGGCTTCGGCGTCGGCTACTACATCGCCGAAGTCGACGGCGTCCCGTACATCCGCTTCATCGCCCCGGCCCTCGTCGCCGTCTCCGTCATGAACGCCTCCTTCTTCGAGTGCACCTACGGCTCGTACGTGCGCATGTACTACCAGAAAACCTTCGACGCCGTCATCGCCACCCCCGTCTCCATAGAAGAGGTGATCGCCGGCGAGATCCTCTGGGGCGCGACGAGAAGCCTCATCTCCGCCTCCCTCATCATCCCCGTCCTCCTCCTCTTCGGCGTCGCCGCCCTCCCCGGCTCCCTCCTCATCGTCCCCTTCGCCTTCCTCGCCGGCCTCCTCTTCGCCTCCATCGGCATGTGCTTCACCGCCGTCATCCCGAACATCGAGTCGATCAACTACCCGGCCTTCCTTTTCATCACCCCCATGTTCCTCTTCTCCGGCACCTTCTTCCCCCTCTCCCTCCTCCCCGCACCCCTCCAGGCCCTCGCCCTCGCCGCCCTCCCCCTCACCCACGTCGTCAATGTCTGCCGCGCCCTCACCCTTGCCGCGGGCCTCGACCTCCTCCTCCTCGGCCTGATCTGGATCGCCGCCGTCACCCCGGTCGCCTTCCTCCTCGCCCTCAGGATGATGAAAAAGCGGCTCGTCCGCTAA
- a CDS encoding ABC transporter ATP-binding protein: protein MPPVIIAERLEKNFGNVRAVRGISFTVEEGEAFGFLGPNGAGKTTTMRMVQCVSPRTGGRLQVFGMDPAVDARAIKARLGVVPQENNLDPDLTGAENLLAYARYFGIPRRTAEERVSRLLAFVQVEGKKDVVIENLSGGMRRRLILARALVNDPDILILDEPTTGLDPQARHLIWERLRALQQEGTTLVLTTHAMDEAEHLCDRLVIMDHGQVLVEGSPKDLIRTTIGGHIIEAGADEAVIACLRSRGIPYETAGNLVHIPTDRPNEVTRALLDACGAITLTTRPATLEDVFLKLTGRTLRE, encoded by the coding sequence ATGCCGCCTGTCATCATCGCGGAAAGGCTGGAAAAAAACTTCGGGAACGTCAGGGCCGTGCGGGGGATCAGCTTCACCGTCGAGGAGGGGGAAGCCTTCGGCTTCCTCGGCCCCAACGGCGCCGGCAAGACTACCACCATGCGCATGGTCCAGTGCGTCTCGCCGCGGACAGGCGGCAGACTCCAGGTCTTCGGCATGGACCCGGCCGTCGACGCCCGCGCCATCAAGGCCCGCCTCGGCGTCGTCCCGCAGGAGAACAACCTCGACCCCGACCTCACCGGCGCCGAAAACCTCCTCGCCTACGCGCGCTACTTCGGCATACCGAGACGCACCGCCGAGGAGAGAGTCTCCCGCCTCCTCGCCTTCGTCCAGGTGGAAGGAAAGAAAGACGTCGTCATCGAGAACCTCTCCGGCGGCATGCGCCGCCGCCTCATCCTCGCCCGCGCCCTCGTCAACGACCCCGACATCCTCATCCTGGACGAACCCACCACCGGCCTCGACCCCCAGGCCCGCCACCTCATCTGGGAAAGACTCCGCGCCCTCCAGCAGGAGGGCACGACCCTCGTCCTCACCACCCACGCCATGGACGAGGCCGAACACCTCTGCGACCGCCTCGTCATCATGGACCACGGCCAGGTCCTCGTCGAAGGCTCGCCGAAAGACCTGATCCGGACGACGATCGGCGGGCACATCATCGAGGCCGGGGCCGACGAAGCCGTCATCGCGTGTCTCAGGAGCCGCGGCATCCCGTACGAGACCGCCGGCAACCTCGTCCACATCCCCACAGACAGGCCGAACGAAGTGACCCGCGCCCTCCTCGACGCCTGCGGCGCCATCACCCTCACCACGCGGCCCGCCACCCTCGAAGACGTCTTTTTAAAACTCACCGGGAGGACACTCAGGGAATGA